GCCCTGCTCTCCTCAGCAGATCCGGTCATCATCGACATGCGGGACCAGCAGAGCCAAAGCAGAGGACATCTACCTGCCGCACGATCCGCTTCTGATGAGACCATCGGCCAACTGATTCGCCAGCGTCGCACTGATCCCGCCGTATTGGTCTATTGCTATCACGGCAATCAAAGCCGCGATCTCTGCAGTTTCCTGAACCAAATGGGCTTGAACAATGTACACAACCTGGCTGGTGGCTGGGAGGCCTGGGAACGTTTCAAAGCAAGCAACAGTGAAGTAGGCAAAAAGGCATGAAAACCACAGACAAGATCCGTAAACAGTTGAGCGACCATCCGGTAATTCTCTATATGAAAGGCACTCCTGATGAGCCCCGCTGCGGCTTCTCGGCCAAGGCGGCATCCGTATTGAAAGCAACCCAGGTCGGATTCGCTCATGTGGATGTGCTCAGTTCGCCATTGATCATGCAGGCACTGCCCGAGGTCTCGGAGTTCCCGACCTTTCCCCAGCTGTTCATTAATGGTGAGATCATCGGTGGCAGCGATATCGTCGAGGCGATGTATCAGAGCGGTGAACTGCTTCCCATGCTCAAAGCAGCCACTGAAGATTAGGAGTCACTCATGAATGAGGAAGAGATTGTCACCCGTGTGCGTTCACTCCATCCGCAGGCGGTTATCGATATCGCCGGTGAGGATTGCAGCTTTGAACTCTATGTGGTCAGTGAAGCGTTTACCGGAGTCTCCATTCTGAAACGTCAGCAACCGATCCTGGCCCTGTTCAAAGAGGAGATCAGCAACGGTACCCTGCACGCCTTGACGATCAAGGCGAAGACACCGGCTGAACTATCGTCACAGGGCGGTTTGGTACAGATACAACCACTTGCCTGAACATTGCAGACGGCGTTATAGCACTACCTCAGGCTCTATCAAGATTTTCCCAATCCGCCTTAACAGACAGGAAACACCATGCATAAGATCGGTATCTTCTTCGGCACAGAATCGGGCACGACCCGACTGATTGCAAAAAAGATCGCCCGCAAAATCAATTCCCGATATGAGGATCAACCGGCAGCGAAACCGATCAATATCAACCGGGTTGAGCTGGATCAGTTGCTTGCCTACGACAAGCTCATACTCGGCACACCAACCTATGGTGAAGGCAAGCTACCCGGCAAGGCAGCGGGCAACGAAGAGATCAGTTGGGAGGAGTTCCTGCCGCAACTGAAATCCATCGATTTAACCGGCAAGCAGATAGCCCTTTATGGTCTGGGAGATCAGGAGAGTTATCCGGACCGGTTCGTTGATGGCATGATGCGTCTGCATAAGCCTCTGCAAGATGCCGGTGCTGAACTGATCGGTGGCTGTGCGGTTGAGGGGTTCGAGTTCAACCATTCAAAGTCGGTGGTGGATGGGCGATTTGTCGGACTGGTTCTGGATCAGCATCTGCAGCACCTGTTGACTGAGCAACGTATCGACAGTTGGCTGGATGAGATTCTGCCGTTGATGCTCACCTGAATCTTAAACAAATTTATTAAACCGACTGCTGCTCCCTCAGTTTGCTACGTACCGCCATCAATACCTTGCCAAATGTGTTGTGACCCAGCCCATCACGACCACACCCCCAGTAGTAGTCGTACTGGCTGGTCTCAATGATCTTCTGTTCCGTGGTTGCCAATAAGGCAGCGGCCACTTCCGGGTGAGACCGGCATTTGATGTAGATGGCACGGGTCATCACCACCTCCCGCATCTGCTTCCAATCTTTACGGATCGATCGCTTGTTATTTGCTGCCAGCTTCTGCGCCTTGTTGGGGTGGGCTGCATTTCTGACCTCCTCCCGTAGTGCAGGATCCTCAAATTTCATGCCCTGATAGTAGTGCTCCACCGAGGGCCAGTTTGCATCATCCAGCTCAAAGCCAAACTTTGAACAGCTGGCCAATGGATGGTTTACGTCGGTCCGGGAGAGGTAGTAAGGCTCCAGGTTATCTGCAGAAAACATCAAGACACTCCGTTAGTATTCAGTCAGCTCAATCGTGACTCTGCAGGATCGTGCACACCACCCTGCGCTCCCGTCTCGGGCCATCGAATTCACAAAAGAAGATATTCTGCCACTGGGACAATCCCAATTTACCATCGATTAGTGGAATGGTCTCAGATGGCCCCACCAGACCGGACTTGAGGTGGGAATCCCCGTTGCCATCCTGTTGATCATGCTGCCAGACACCTTTCGGTATCAATTTACGCAGCAGATCCACAACATCCCGCTGCACACTGTCATCCCAGTTTTCCTGAATCATGATGGCTGCGGTGGCACCCTGGGCGTAGAGTGCCACCAGACCGTTCTGAATGCCACTGGAGCGTACCACCTCCTCGACCTGAGGGGTGATGTCTACCAGTTCCTCCCGCTGATGGGTTGTCAGGGTGATGATGTCACGCATAGGCTCTATCTAAGAACAAAACAGTAGCTGACTCAACTCGGAGAGTGAATTGATATCCCAATCCGGTCTTGGCAGTTCCGCCGGGTAATCGATATTCGGGGCAAACCGACCGGTCCGCACCAGGGCTGTCTTCATACCAAGCCTGACCGCACCGGCAATATCCGTATCCGGTCGATCACCAATCATCAGACAATGGTCCAGACTGATCCTGAGTCGCTCTGCAGCCATCTCATAGAGCAGTGGGTGAGGTTTACCAATGATCAACGGCTGTTTGCCTGTGGCAACAGCGAAGGGCGCTACCAGTGCCCCGCCACCGGGTAACACGCGATGACTGCCCTCATGATGAGCATCAACACTGTGATCAGGATTGGTACAGACCAGTTGAGCCCCCTGCTTCAGGATCAGGTTAGTACCTATGGTGATAGACTCAAAGTCGATCCCCGGCCCCTCACCGATCACCACAAAATCGGCCTGCTGCAAATCTTCCCGACCGTGTGCCTGTAGTGTCAGATGCAGACCTTCGGCTCCCACGGCAAAATATCTGAAATCCGGCTTCTGTCGGGCCAACCAGAGAGCTGTCGCTTCGGCCGATGTGACGATCTGCCTCTCATGCGGTCTTCTGTAGCCCATTCCCTCGAGACGATCCGCAACCCTGGCTGGCGGCAGAATGGGATTGTTGGTTATGAAAGCATGGGGCAAATCCCCAACCCTTCGCATGAACTCCAGTGCTTCAGGGATCGCTTTTTCGCCATGATAGAGGACACCGTCCATGTCCAGCAGTAGAGCTTTAATTGCCATTTTCACAAGTGGTCTTTGGTGTTGCTGTGTCTGTTGTTGGCCGCGAATCACCGCTAATGGTCGCAAATATTACTGAGTGGTCGCTGTGGATCAATAGTGGATGATAAATGGCTGAATTGTCTGGGCTTCATCATTGGAAGATTTTCGTGGATTTGCGGTGATTGGCGTTTATTTGCGACTGAATACTTCTTCAATGCTCTCTCTGCCATAAAAAAGGGGTTGAGGGTCTCCCTGGCTTGGGTGTGGGCTGGAGGTTGGGATTGATTCGCCTTCGGCTCACCCCTTCGG
This portion of the Candidatus Thiodiazotropha endoloripes genome encodes:
- a CDS encoding rhodanese-like domain-containing protein, with translation MSYSDVEVTDVDALLSSADPVIIDMRDQQSQSRGHLPAARSASDETIGQLIRQRRTDPAVLVYCYHGNQSRDLCSFLNQMGLNNVHNLAGGWEAWERFKASNSEVGKKA
- the grxD gene encoding Grx4 family monothiol glutaredoxin codes for the protein MKTTDKIRKQLSDHPVILYMKGTPDEPRCGFSAKAASVLKATQVGFAHVDVLSSPLIMQALPEVSEFPTFPQLFINGEIIGGSDIVEAMYQSGELLPMLKAATED
- a CDS encoding BolA/IbaG family iron-sulfur metabolism protein; this translates as MNEEEIVTRVRSLHPQAVIDIAGEDCSFELYVVSEAFTGVSILKRQQPILALFKEEISNGTLHALTIKAKTPAELSSQGGLVQIQPLA
- a CDS encoding flavodoxin; translation: MHKIGIFFGTESGTTRLIAKKIARKINSRYEDQPAAKPININRVELDQLLAYDKLILGTPTYGEGKLPGKAAGNEEISWEEFLPQLKSIDLTGKQIALYGLGDQESYPDRFVDGMMRLHKPLQDAGAELIGGCAVEGFEFNHSKSVVDGRFVGLVLDQHLQHLLTEQRIDSWLDEILPLMLT
- a CDS encoding NADAR family protein, which produces MFSADNLEPYYLSRTDVNHPLASCSKFGFELDDANWPSVEHYYQGMKFEDPALREEVRNAAHPNKAQKLAANNKRSIRKDWKQMREVVMTRAIYIKCRSHPEVAAALLATTEQKIIETSQYDYYWGCGRDGLGHNTFGKVLMAVRSKLREQQSV
- a CDS encoding secondary thiamine-phosphate synthase enzyme YjbQ; this translates as MRDIITLTTHQREELVDITPQVEEVVRSSGIQNGLVALYAQGATAAIMIQENWDDSVQRDVVDLLRKLIPKGVWQHDQQDGNGDSHLKSGLVGPSETIPLIDGKLGLSQWQNIFFCEFDGPRRERRVVCTILQSHD
- a CDS encoding HAD-IIA family hydrolase, producing MAIKALLLDMDGVLYHGEKAIPEALEFMRRVGDLPHAFITNNPILPPARVADRLEGMGYRRPHERQIVTSAEATALWLARQKPDFRYFAVGAEGLHLTLQAHGREDLQQADFVVIGEGPGIDFESITIGTNLILKQGAQLVCTNPDHSVDAHHEGSHRVLPGGGALVAPFAVATGKQPLIIGKPHPLLYEMAAERLRISLDHCLMIGDRPDTDIAGAVRLGMKTALVRTGRFAPNIDYPAELPRPDWDINSLSELSQLLFCS